One Mesorhizobium sp. J428 DNA segment encodes these proteins:
- a CDS encoding acyl-CoA dehydrogenase family protein: MVSSSAPARAPARDHLDWPFFADDHRMLAGELDAFVAGGGLGAIDHANADSACRSLVTRLGDAGFLRHCVPAAFGGASEPIDSRSLCLIRETLAFHDGLADFAFAMQGLGTGAISLSASVDLKQTILPKIARGELISAFALTEPEAGSDVAAMSSSARRDGDHYVLDGEKIFISNGGIADVYTVFARTGDAPGTRGISAFVVFADTPGFEIAERIETIAPHPLARIRFDDCRIPASHLLGQPGEGFKIAMRTLDIFRPSVAAAAIGFARRALDEAVAHAGSRRMFGATLADLPTAQSTLGEMATAIDAASLLTLRTAWRRDVQKLPTTREAAMAKMTATENAQWVIDQALQMFGGRGVRVGEITERLYREIRALRIYEGATEVQKLIIGRELMRAASAGAPAEKDRA, from the coding sequence ATGGTGTCCTCCTCCGCACCTGCCCGCGCTCCAGCTCGCGATCATCTAGACTGGCCCTTTTTCGCTGACGACCATCGCATGCTGGCCGGCGAGCTGGACGCTTTTGTCGCCGGAGGTGGGCTGGGCGCGATCGACCATGCAAATGCTGACAGCGCGTGCAGGAGCCTGGTCACGAGGTTGGGGGACGCCGGCTTTCTGCGCCATTGCGTGCCGGCCGCTTTCGGCGGCGCGTCCGAGCCGATCGATAGCCGCTCGCTGTGCCTCATCCGCGAGACGCTTGCATTTCATGACGGTCTCGCCGACTTCGCCTTCGCCATGCAGGGGCTCGGCACCGGTGCCATCAGCCTGTCGGCCTCCGTGGATTTGAAACAGACGATCCTGCCGAAGATCGCGAGGGGTGAACTGATCTCCGCCTTCGCTCTGACCGAGCCCGAAGCCGGTTCGGATGTAGCGGCGATGAGCAGTAGCGCCCGCCGCGACGGCGACCATTATGTGCTCGACGGAGAGAAGATTTTCATCTCCAACGGCGGCATTGCCGACGTCTACACCGTCTTCGCCCGCACCGGCGACGCACCCGGAACGCGCGGCATATCGGCTTTCGTCGTCTTTGCCGACACGCCCGGCTTCGAAATTGCCGAGCGCATCGAGACCATCGCTCCCCATCCGCTCGCCCGGATCCGCTTCGACGATTGCCGCATCCCCGCTTCACACCTTCTCGGGCAGCCCGGCGAAGGCTTCAAAATCGCCATGCGCACGCTCGACATCTTTCGCCCTTCGGTCGCTGCCGCGGCGATCGGCTTTGCCCGCCGCGCCTTGGATGAAGCGGTCGCGCATGCCGGATCGCGCAGGATGTTCGGAGCAACGCTGGCGGACCTGCCCACTGCGCAGAGCACCCTCGGCGAAATGGCGACCGCCATCGACGCAGCCTCGCTGCTCACGCTGCGCACCGCCTGGCGGCGCGACGTCCAGAAGCTGCCGACCACCCGCGAAGCGGCTATGGCCAAGATGACGGCGACGGAAAACGCGCAATGGGTCATCGACCAGGCGCTGCAGATGTTCGGCGGACGCGGCGTGCGCGTCGGCGAGATTACGGAACGCCTCTACCGCGAAATCCGTGCGCTGCGCATCTATGAGGGCGCCACCGAAGTGCAGAAGCTCATCATAGGCCGCGAGCTGATGAGGGCGGCATCGGCGGGCGCTCCTGCTGAAAAGGACCGGGCATGA
- a CDS encoding substrate-binding domain-containing protein, which produces MSSGPYGNTHSGLEVSTQFASTEELIRKLVAKELDLALVFNPPARFAADIVFRLKLRPGLVMATNHPLAGSRNLRLANCLRYGFVLPDSSVRIHEFIESAFREAHIEVLSPLKSNSIAMMKSMLFSSEMMAILSIFDVHTELAQGGLVFLKIEDSKLEKEELVIAVPSNRRPSPATQAAIALLRAALTDIASTHSMTDYVS; this is translated from the coding sequence ATGTCATCAGGTCCCTATGGCAATACCCATTCCGGGCTGGAGGTATCGACCCAGTTCGCCTCGACCGAAGAGCTCATACGCAAACTCGTCGCCAAGGAGCTTGATCTGGCGCTGGTGTTCAATCCTCCGGCGCGCTTCGCCGCCGACATCGTTTTCCGGCTCAAATTGCGTCCCGGTCTGGTGATGGCGACGAACCATCCGCTGGCCGGTTCACGCAACCTGCGGCTGGCTAATTGCCTGCGTTACGGCTTCGTGCTTCCGGACAGTTCGGTGCGCATCCACGAATTCATCGAGAGCGCCTTCCGCGAGGCGCATATCGAGGTCCTGTCGCCCCTCAAATCCAACTCGATTGCGATGATGAAATCGATGCTCTTCAGCTCCGAGATGATGGCGATCCTGTCGATCTTTGATGTGCACACCGAACTCGCGCAGGGCGGCCTCGTCTTTCTCAAGATCGAGGACAGCAAGCTCGAGAAAGAGGAACTGGTCATCGCGGTGCCGTCGAATCGCCGTCCGTCACCGGCCACGCAGGCCGCCATCGCGCTTTTGCGCGCCGCCCTAACCGACATAGCGTCGACGCATTCGATGACGGACTATGTCAGCTAG
- a CDS encoding ATP-binding cassette domain-containing protein, with product MLVSLKGVDKRFGSISALSGAGIDLERGRIRAVVGENGAGKSTLAKIIAGILPRDAGEFVLDGAAVGSWSRRQAIAAGVGFVPQALSFVATLSIVENHLLAGRGLKLDRAGALSQLQKVAADMDVSLDMTSPIERLSLAGRQLGEIVSAVAAGARILLLDEPTSALGPVEIERLIRTIRRLASGGTSVALVTHRIAEVMEGADDITVLRGGKVILDGTTAGLDANEVARLMVGDRDRGRATRLAATSDWQRLKVSSLTLRDKDQLVLDDISLAVRQGEILAIAGVAGVSQPALAEALAGLRAVDSGRVDVDGADVTGDPARSTRLGLAFIPESRADGIVSDLTISENASLFEMEGKAFRRFLGTRDRSAEHVYGKRIIADFDVRPPDPDAIAGGLSGGNQQKLLVGRELARAPGVIVAHGPTQGLDLAAAATIRAALAKAAAEGAAVVVISADLDELLELGHRMIVLTNGRVAAEFDLARPVDMTLLGQAMTGLNTMETAE from the coding sequence ATGCTCGTCAGCCTCAAGGGCGTGGACAAGCGCTTCGGATCGATCTCCGCGCTTTCGGGAGCCGGGATCGATCTGGAGCGCGGGCGCATCCGCGCGGTCGTCGGCGAGAACGGGGCGGGCAAATCCACGCTGGCGAAGATCATCGCCGGCATTCTTCCGCGCGATGCCGGCGAATTCGTCCTGGATGGGGCGGCGGTCGGATCATGGTCGAGACGCCAGGCGATCGCGGCCGGAGTAGGCTTCGTGCCGCAGGCGCTTTCCTTTGTGGCGACACTGTCCATCGTCGAAAACCATCTTCTGGCCGGGCGTGGGCTGAAGCTCGACCGCGCCGGCGCGCTTTCGCAGCTTCAGAAGGTGGCAGCGGACATGGACGTCTCGCTCGACATGACGTCTCCGATCGAACGCCTCAGCCTGGCGGGCCGCCAGCTTGGCGAGATCGTCTCCGCGGTCGCCGCCGGTGCGCGCATCCTGCTCCTGGACGAGCCGACATCGGCGCTGGGACCGGTCGAAATCGAGCGTCTCATCCGGACCATTCGTCGTCTGGCGTCGGGCGGAACCTCGGTGGCGCTGGTCACCCACCGCATTGCCGAGGTGATGGAAGGCGCCGATGACATCACCGTGCTGCGCGGCGGCAAGGTCATCCTGGACGGCACGACTGCAGGGCTCGACGCCAATGAAGTGGCGCGCCTTATGGTGGGCGATCGCGATCGGGGCAGGGCGACGCGCTTGGCGGCGACCAGCGACTGGCAGCGCCTGAAGGTCTCCAGCCTGACGCTCCGGGACAAGGACCAATTGGTCCTCGACGACATCTCGCTGGCGGTGCGGCAGGGTGAAATCCTGGCGATCGCGGGCGTGGCCGGCGTCAGCCAGCCGGCGCTGGCAGAAGCCCTGGCGGGGCTGCGAGCCGTGGACAGCGGACGCGTGGATGTCGATGGAGCCGACGTGACCGGCGATCCTGCACGTTCGACGCGTCTTGGCCTCGCCTTCATTCCGGAAAGCCGGGCCGACGGGATCGTCTCCGACCTGACGATCTCCGAGAATGCGAGCCTCTTCGAGATGGAAGGTAAGGCGTTTCGACGATTCCTGGGCACGCGCGATCGATCGGCGGAACATGTCTACGGCAAGCGTATCATCGCGGATTTCGATGTTCGGCCGCCCGATCCGGATGCGATCGCCGGCGGTCTTTCCGGCGGCAATCAGCAGAAGCTTCTGGTCGGTCGCGAACTCGCCCGTGCTCCCGGTGTCATCGTGGCGCACGGTCCCACGCAGGGGCTGGACCTTGCCGCGGCCGCCACCATCCGCGCCGCGCTGGCGAAGGCGGCCGCCGAGGGAGCGGCGGTCGTGGTCATCTCCGCGGATCTCGACGAACTGCTGGAGCTTGGACATCGCATGATCGTCCTCACCAACGGCCGCGTCGCGGCGGAGTTCGATCTTGCCCGACCCGTCGATATGACCCTGCTCGGTCAGGCGATGACGGGTCTGAATACAATGGAGACAGCAGAATGA
- a CDS encoding BMP family protein, whose protein sequence is MASSRSRSARRWPIRRSPSLLSASTSQGYDLVIGHGIELSDPILKIAPDFPKVHFAASGGPDLADRLIANVDGWTYDFGQQGYLGGFIAGKLAGVTTFGVVGGPDLPFVKASHNGFKAGLKEGNASATFIETYTGSFDDAQKAAEVTRGMIAQGAGVIWTSGDGIGNGVAAAAGQEGALTIGVTGEAGGFAEKVNIASVVLDMYPTYRAYIDDIKAGTFGKKFFVSGIANKGLVMTEVREVGESLPADLKSQVDALIADLASGKKTLPNFFE, encoded by the coding sequence ATGGCGTCATCACGTTCGAGATCCGCGAGGCGATGGCCGATCCGTCGAAGTCCGAGCCTGTTATCCGCCAGCACGTCGCAGGGCTATGACCTCGTCATCGGTCACGGCATCGAGCTCTCCGATCCGATCCTGAAGATTGCGCCCGATTTTCCCAAGGTGCATTTCGCCGCGTCTGGCGGGCCGGATCTCGCCGACCGCCTGATCGCCAATGTGGATGGCTGGACCTACGACTTCGGGCAGCAGGGCTATCTCGGCGGCTTCATCGCGGGCAAGCTTGCCGGCGTCACCACGTTCGGCGTGGTCGGTGGCCCGGATCTTCCCTTCGTCAAGGCTTCCCACAACGGCTTCAAAGCCGGCTTGAAGGAAGGCAACGCGTCGGCCACGTTCATTGAAACCTATACCGGCTCCTTCGACGATGCCCAGAAGGCCGCCGAAGTGACCCGGGGCATGATCGCGCAGGGTGCCGGCGTCATTTGGACCTCCGGAGACGGCATCGGCAACGGCGTCGCCGCCGCGGCCGGCCAGGAAGGCGCGCTGACGATCGGCGTGACGGGCGAGGCCGGCGGCTTCGCTGAGAAGGTCAACATCGCATCCGTCGTGCTCGACATGTACCCGACCTACAGGGCCTATATCGACGACATCAAGGCAGGCACATTCGGCAAGAAGTTCTTCGTGTCCGGCATCGCCAACAAGGGTCTCGTCATGACCGAAGTCCGCGAGGTCGGCGAAAGCCTGCCGGCCGATCTGAAGAGCCAGGTCGATGCGCTGATCGCCGATCTCGCAAGCGGCAAGAAAACGCTGCCCAACTTCTTCGAGTAA
- a CDS encoding ABC transporter permease: protein MTWTDIVFWQIVLGGTLRLAAPIFLAALGEMITERAGTLNLGIDGIMTAGAFAAVVFAHMAGWPAGLLGAAVVGGCYGAILAVSVIRLGANQIIIGIAISLIGAGLTSYLFQLWQPSGQMAIFVPLTPTWKVPFLSDIPFIGPILFRQNLMTYAAFGALAVGVFVLARTRIGIVLKAVGDDPAGAEMRGVNTALVRYTALTLGGALMGLAGAAITLGVLGAFNDGLTNGRGYVALAVVIIGRWSVPGAFAGALLFSFFESLGLRAQGGMSFVPTELFSILPYAMTLLALALTARARIAPRAL from the coding sequence GTGACCTGGACCGACATCGTTTTCTGGCAGATCGTGCTTGGCGGCACGCTGCGACTCGCCGCGCCAATCTTCCTGGCCGCTCTTGGCGAGATGATCACCGAGCGGGCAGGGACGCTCAATCTCGGCATCGACGGGATAATGACCGCCGGTGCTTTCGCGGCGGTCGTTTTCGCGCACATGGCGGGTTGGCCGGCAGGGCTTCTGGGCGCGGCTGTCGTGGGCGGCTGCTATGGTGCGATCCTTGCCGTTTCCGTCATTCGGCTCGGGGCCAACCAGATCATCATCGGCATCGCCATCTCGCTCATTGGCGCAGGGCTCACCTCCTATCTCTTCCAGCTCTGGCAGCCTTCCGGCCAGATGGCGATCTTCGTGCCGCTGACGCCGACATGGAAGGTGCCGTTCCTGAGTGATATCCCGTTCATCGGTCCGATCCTGTTCCGGCAGAACCTGATGACCTACGCGGCGTTCGGCGCGCTGGCCGTGGGCGTTTTCGTGCTGGCCAGGACCCGCATTGGCATTGTTCTGAAGGCCGTTGGCGACGATCCGGCAGGGGCGGAGATGCGAGGCGTCAACACGGCGCTGGTACGCTATACAGCGCTGACGCTCGGCGGTGCCTTGATGGGGCTCGCCGGCGCGGCGATCACGCTTGGCGTGCTCGGCGCGTTCAATGATGGACTCACCAACGGCCGCGGCTATGTCGCGCTCGCCGTCGTCATTATCGGCCGCTGGTCCGTGCCCGGAGCCTTCGCGGGAGCGCTCCTCTTCTCCTTCTTCGAGAGCCTCGGCCTTCGGGCGCAAGGCGGGATGAGCTTCGTGCCGACGGAACTCTTCTCGATCCTGCCCTATGCCATGACGCTTCTGGCTCTTGCACTGACGGCACGCGCCAGGATCGCGCCGCGCGCGCTGTGA
- a CDS encoding adenine deaminase, whose protein sequence is MSDEPLTYPATGAAWAPSVAELMRMRFVAAGKEKPDLILRGGKVLALHIGEILERDVVISGRHVAAITPVGHFDCDNVIDATGYFVAPTFIDVHLHIEYTKLVPGELARLSVPKGTTTVLADANCIANVLGEEGLDFMGTTTTPLRILRQVSHKVPQAPELELGGAHLTTQQIAARVQRPDAATLGESNPFNLDESSARKQVAAIAAGKRITGHTALLENEPLWSYLAGGISDDHNAHKTRDVVERLRLGAMLTVMAGSMNDNTPEVFADIPALKDGLGHIAFCADDKLVEDLDRQGHIDHQVRKAIECGVEPLKAWRMATLNAASYYRIDHLVGSVTPNKIADLQLVEDLADPRPHLVLVDGKVVARDGVALFANTDDVPAFTRNTMHLHPDIDEAFFSVKAEGGTAWVQAMEMYDGYFKRAFHTELEVRDGLVACDTERDVLKVAIVDRHHATLNVGIGFVKGFGLKRGAIAATTNCENQNLVIVGTSDADIAFATRAIEALGGGYVTVADGEVLSTVPLPVAGCMSDQPWETVRDKSLACDAATRTIGCTMHAPFLIMSFIGLVGVPDLGLTERGLVETKTQSFTDLVLGLKGGLVCCRCPSHAHDIHKTMDPARFEAVAV, encoded by the coding sequence ATGAGCGACGAACCGCTCACCTATCCCGCGACCGGGGCCGCCTGGGCGCCATCTGTCGCCGAGCTGATGCGCATGCGCTTCGTCGCGGCGGGCAAGGAAAAGCCGGATCTGATCCTGCGCGGCGGCAAGGTGCTGGCGCTGCATATCGGCGAGATTCTCGAGCGCGACGTCGTCATCAGCGGACGCCATGTCGCGGCAATCACACCCGTCGGGCATTTCGATTGCGACAACGTCATAGACGCGACCGGCTATTTCGTCGCCCCGACCTTCATCGACGTCCACCTTCACATCGAATACACCAAGCTCGTGCCTGGCGAACTGGCGCGCCTGTCCGTGCCGAAGGGCACGACGACCGTGCTCGCCGACGCCAACTGCATCGCCAACGTGCTGGGCGAGGAGGGGCTCGATTTCATGGGCACGACGACCACGCCGCTGCGTATCCTGCGGCAGGTGTCGCACAAGGTGCCGCAGGCTCCCGAACTGGAACTCGGCGGCGCGCACCTGACCACGCAGCAGATCGCCGCGCGCGTGCAGCGCCCGGACGCCGCCACGCTGGGCGAATCCAACCCTTTCAATCTGGATGAGTCCTCCGCCCGTAAGCAGGTTGCTGCGATCGCGGCCGGCAAGCGCATCACCGGCCACACCGCGCTGCTCGAGAACGAGCCGCTGTGGAGCTATCTCGCCGGTGGCATCTCGGACGATCACAACGCCCACAAGACGAGGGATGTCGTGGAACGGCTGCGGCTTGGAGCCATGCTGACCGTCATGGCGGGCAGCATGAACGACAACACGCCCGAAGTCTTCGCCGACATTCCCGCGCTGAAGGACGGGCTCGGCCACATCGCCTTTTGCGCGGACGACAAGCTGGTGGAAGATCTCGACCGCCAGGGTCATATCGACCATCAGGTGCGCAAGGCGATCGAATGCGGCGTCGAGCCGCTCAAGGCCTGGCGCATGGCGACGCTCAACGCCGCCTCGTACTATCGGATCGACCATCTGGTCGGCTCGGTGACGCCCAACAAGATCGCCGATCTGCAGCTGGTCGAGGATCTCGCCGATCCGCGTCCGCATCTCGTGCTGGTCGACGGCAAGGTCGTCGCCCGCGACGGCGTGGCGCTTTTCGCAAACACCGACGACGTGCCGGCGTTCACGCGTAACACGATGCATCTTCATCCCGATATCGACGAGGCCTTCTTCTCGGTGAAGGCGGAGGGCGGTACCGCCTGGGTGCAGGCGATGGAGATGTATGACGGCTACTTCAAGCGCGCCTTCCACACCGAACTCGAGGTTCGCGACGGATTGGTCGCCTGCGATACCGAGAGGGATGTGCTCAAGGTCGCCATCGTCGACCGCCATCATGCGACGCTCAATGTCGGCATAGGCTTCGTCAAGGGCTTCGGCCTGAAGCGCGGCGCCATCGCCGCGACCACCAATTGCGAGAACCAGAACCTGGTGATCGTCGGCACGTCGGACGCGGACATAGCTTTCGCCACCCGGGCGATCGAAGCGCTCGGCGGCGGATACGTCACGGTTGCCGACGGCGAAGTGCTGTCGACCGTTCCTCTGCCGGTCGCGGGTTGCATGAGCGACCAGCCATGGGAGACGGTGCGCGACAAGTCGCTCGCCTGTGATGCCGCCACCCGCACCATAGGGTGCACGATGCACGCGCCTTTCCTGATCATGTCCTTCATCGGGCTGGTGGGTGTGCCGGATCTCGGCCTCACCGAACGCGGGCTCGTCGAAACCAAGACGCAGAGCTTCACCGATCTCGTGCTCGGCCTGAAAGGCGGCCTCGTCTGCTGCCGCTGCCCCAGCCACGCTCACGATATTCACAAGACGATGGATCCGGCTCGTTTCGAGGCCGTCGCCGTCTGA
- a CDS encoding acyl-CoA dehydrogenase family protein produces MTETALSPLLGSAFPPFILPAEVAPLMQDLQKAIDGEIAPRAVEDDATGRYPTESIAAIKRSGFLRAILPRSLGGPGISHRVSMEAQLRLAIADSSVAQIYKVHDEIVREILTYCPEDLKPRLARAIVDDRAIIGLAVAESGRAVDAPMTTTALARPDGGFVVNGRKIYTTAAAEADYIATWAFNPEAPGVSKNALAGMQLNLIPPTAKGVTVHRDWDPIGQRATDSGTITFDQVQTDSLWNATIPGQFSPPHASLRYQVGFCAIMIGTAIGALRQAAGFVPSKSRPWPSAKVANAADDPLTQRSTGELVADLVAAYTLMLSAADLLDAYERGEIDRTGLAIPVYAAKVAAHKASLAAASEVYTLMGTRSVARSNGFDRYWRNIRVLALHDPVNWKQAEIGRHVLTGWQPEPGLYQ; encoded by the coding sequence ATGACAGAGACTGCGCTTTCTCCTCTTCTCGGCTCGGCCTTTCCGCCGTTTATCCTGCCGGCGGAGGTCGCGCCGCTTATGCAGGACCTGCAGAAGGCGATCGACGGCGAGATTGCGCCGCGCGCCGTCGAAGACGACGCAACTGGGCGCTACCCGACGGAGTCGATCGCAGCCATCAAGCGAAGCGGATTCCTGCGCGCGATCCTGCCGAGATCGCTGGGCGGACCTGGCATCTCCCACCGCGTGTCGATGGAGGCGCAACTGCGGTTGGCCATCGCGGACAGCTCGGTCGCACAGATCTACAAGGTGCATGACGAGATCGTGCGCGAGATTCTGACCTATTGCCCGGAGGACCTCAAGCCGCGTCTGGCACGCGCGATCGTTGACGACAGAGCCATTATCGGCCTTGCGGTCGCCGAGTCAGGCCGCGCGGTCGATGCGCCCATGACGACCACGGCGCTTGCCCGTCCCGATGGCGGCTTCGTCGTCAACGGCCGCAAGATCTACACCACCGCGGCCGCCGAAGCCGATTACATCGCCACCTGGGCCTTCAATCCTGAGGCACCCGGTGTATCCAAGAATGCACTGGCCGGAATGCAGCTCAATCTCATCCCGCCGACAGCCAAGGGCGTCACCGTGCACCGCGACTGGGACCCAATCGGGCAGCGGGCTACGGATTCCGGAACGATCACCTTCGACCAGGTGCAAACCGATTCTCTGTGGAATGCGACGATCCCGGGACAGTTCTCGCCGCCGCACGCCTCGTTGCGCTATCAGGTCGGCTTCTGCGCCATCATGATCGGCACGGCGATTGGCGCTCTGCGCCAGGCGGCTGGTTTCGTGCCGTCGAAGAGCCGCCCATGGCCGTCGGCCAAGGTGGCGAATGCCGCCGACGATCCGCTGACGCAGAGGTCGACCGGCGAGCTCGTGGCAGATCTCGTTGCCGCCTATACGCTGATGCTGAGCGCGGCCGATCTGCTCGATGCCTATGAGCGCGGCGAGATCGATCGCACCGGGCTCGCCATCCCGGTCTATGCCGCCAAGGTCGCCGCCCACAAGGCGTCGCTCGCCGCGGCTTCGGAAGTCTACACGCTGATGGGCACCCGTTCGGTCGCGCGGTCCAACGGCTTCGATCGCTACTGGCGCAACATCCGCGTGCTCGCCCTTCACGATCCGGTTAACTGGAAGCAGGCCGAGATCGGCCGCCACGTCCTCACGGGCTGGCAGCCGGAACCGGGTCTCTATCAGTGA
- a CDS encoding ABC transporter permease, producing the protein MTNGLAAALARVLIGAAVLAAVIAALVWLAGANPLSVLRALVHGAFGERYLVAETLVTAVPLAIVGLGVMPALRAGVFTIGSQGQLIAGAALSTAFIFSVPVEEPLVLLTVGFIGGVLGGMLYALLPGLLRAYVQVNEILSTLLLNYIAGFALLWLLKGPLAAGAQTATPRSAPLPETSLVPSLLEGTRLHWGAAFVILLAAGLMVWTRTRSGLVYKVFASNEGLAARLGLSRPRAVVTSFLVAGATAGLAGWLQVAGVAHTLYPSVDGGLGFAGILVAVLGGLTPLGIVLASLLFAALTTGAQGMQMGTSVPAAIAVVAQGLVLLIVAIGLQRKRMA; encoded by the coding sequence ATGACGAACGGGTTGGCGGCTGCTCTTGCGCGGGTCCTGATCGGTGCGGCCGTGCTGGCGGCCGTCATTGCGGCGCTGGTGTGGCTAGCCGGCGCCAACCCCCTGTCCGTGTTGCGGGCGCTTGTCCATGGTGCGTTCGGCGAACGTTACCTTGTGGCCGAAACGCTCGTCACGGCCGTGCCGCTGGCGATCGTCGGGCTCGGCGTCATGCCGGCGCTCCGGGCCGGCGTGTTCACCATCGGCAGCCAGGGGCAACTGATTGCAGGGGCAGCGCTTTCGACGGCGTTCATCTTTTCCGTGCCGGTAGAGGAGCCGCTCGTTCTGCTGACGGTCGGCTTCATTGGGGGTGTGCTGGGCGGCATGCTCTATGCTCTGCTGCCCGGCCTGCTGCGCGCCTATGTCCAGGTCAACGAGATCCTCTCCACGCTGCTCCTCAACTACATCGCGGGTTTCGCGCTGCTCTGGCTTCTCAAGGGACCGCTCGCCGCAGGCGCGCAGACGGCCACACCGCGCAGCGCTCCCTTGCCGGAGACTTCGCTGGTGCCGAGCCTGCTTGAGGGCACGCGTCTTCACTGGGGCGCGGCTTTCGTCATCCTGCTCGCCGCCGGTCTGATGGTGTGGACGCGCACCAGGTCCGGGCTGGTCTACAAGGTTTTCGCCAGCAATGAGGGCCTCGCCGCGCGGCTCGGCCTGTCGCGCCCGCGGGCTGTGGTGACAAGCTTTCTCGTCGCGGGGGCAACCGCCGGTCTCGCCGGCTGGCTGCAGGTCGCAGGCGTCGCCCACACGCTCTACCCGAGCGTCGACGGCGGGCTCGGCTTCGCCGGTATCCTTGTTGCCGTGCTGGGCGGGCTGACGCCGCTCGGTATCGTGCTCGCCTCCCTTTTGTTCGCGGCTCTCACCACCGGCGCTCAGGGGATGCAGATGGGAACCTCCGTGCCGGCGGCGATCGCGGTCGTGGCACAGGGGCTGGTGCTGCTGATCGTCGCGATCGGCCTGCAGCGCAAAAGGATGGCGTGA
- a CDS encoding RidA family protein, translating into MHRVLQPEGWKQPLGYANGIEARGRTLFIGGQIGWNARCEFETDDFVAQVRQTLLNIVDVLRAGGAEPQHITSMTWYFTDKKEYVDNLRAIGKAYREVIGRHFPAMAAMQVVALVEDRAKIEIQATAVVPE; encoded by the coding sequence ATACATCGTGTCCTGCAACCCGAAGGCTGGAAGCAGCCGCTGGGATACGCCAACGGCATTGAAGCCCGAGGACGCACACTCTTCATCGGTGGCCAGATCGGCTGGAACGCGCGCTGCGAATTCGAGACAGACGATTTCGTGGCACAGGTGCGTCAGACCCTGCTGAATATCGTCGACGTCTTGAGAGCAGGCGGCGCTGAGCCACAGCATATCACCTCGATGACCTGGTATTTCACCGACAAGAAGGAATATGTCGACAACCTGCGCGCGATCGGCAAAGCCTATCGTGAGGTCATCGGCCGCCACTTCCCTGCCATGGCTGCCATGCAGGTCGTCGCGCTGGTCGAGGACCGCGCGAAGATCGAGATTCAGGCGACCGCGGTCGTGCCGGAGTAA
- the add gene encoding adenosine deaminase — MDFKSLPKAEIHIHLEGCFSTETIVELARENGTPLPRPEDRLLEFQGLADFLEFLDFICGLSRTKDQLAKSAYAFSRRMADSGVGYADVIVNPTHWSSWRGDLSGLVEGLDEGFRAAEADGLTPAGLCVSLLRQQSSAEAVELVEELLRLKHPRVVALSVDGNEAASGRTGEKFAEAFQLAGRGGLKRTAHAGESSGPEGVRDAIFLLGADRIDHGVRAIEDSELVDILADRQIALGICPSSNLVLGLYKTLGEHPIDLLRRAGVPVSVNTDDPALLRTDLAAEYARTADTFAWGKETCTAVAETSIRASFAPDGLKASLLEALATW, encoded by the coding sequence ATGGATTTTAAATCGCTGCCGAAGGCAGAAATCCATATCCATCTCGAGGGCTGCTTCTCCACCGAGACGATCGTGGAACTCGCGCGTGAAAACGGCACGCCGCTGCCCCGCCCGGAAGACCGGTTGCTGGAGTTCCAAGGTCTGGCGGACTTTCTCGAATTCCTCGATTTCATCTGCGGCCTGTCGCGCACCAAGGATCAGCTCGCCAAGTCGGCCTATGCTTTTTCGCGGCGGATGGCGGATTCCGGCGTCGGTTACGCCGATGTCATCGTCAATCCCACACACTGGTCGAGCTGGCGGGGCGATCTGTCAGGACTGGTGGAGGGGCTCGACGAGGGGTTTCGCGCCGCAGAAGCGGATGGGCTGACGCCGGCCGGTCTGTGTGTATCGCTTCTGCGGCAGCAGTCGTCCGCCGAAGCGGTGGAACTGGTCGAGGAACTGCTTCGCCTGAAGCATCCGCGGGTTGTCGCGCTTTCCGTCGACGGCAACGAGGCTGCGTCCGGCCGCACGGGCGAGAAATTCGCGGAGGCGTTTCAGCTCGCCGGGCGCGGCGGTCTCAAGCGCACCGCCCATGCCGGCGAATCCAGCGGGCCGGAAGGGGTTCGCGACGCGATCTTCCTGCTCGGCGCGGACCGCATCGACCATGGCGTGCGCGCGATCGAGGATTCCGAGCTTGTCGACATCCTGGCAGATCGTCAGATCGCACTCGGCATCTGCCCGAGTTCCAACCTCGTGCTCGGCCTTTACAAGACGCTGGGCGAGCATCCGATCGACCTTCTGCGGCGCGCTGGCGTGCCGGTGTCCGTCAACACCGACGATCCCGCTTTGCTGCGCACCGATCTCGCCGCGGAATATGCCCGCACGGCCGACACCTTCGCCTGGGGCAAGGAGACGTGCACGGCGGTTGCGGAAACCTCCATCCGCGCCTCCTTCGCTCCCGACGGGCTGAAAGCCTCTCTGCTCGAGGCTCTCGCGACATGGTGA